One Gadus morhua chromosome 13, gadMor3.0, whole genome shotgun sequence genomic window carries:
- the ghrh gene encoding somatoliberin has protein sequence MMWKNAMLLFCYLFVSLSCSPMYPSFRFGQRDTSIVLTSSIEDPVRLLEEDGAPSTSVELRSGRHADAVFTNRYRKVLGQISARRFLQTIMGKRLQNESVDFVKRHQLGIFKRTYEEGHTTFHRRAYRAVQQKVTNATKPASNTHSNTCINLFLLL, from the exons ATGATGTGGAAAAATGCCATGCTGCTATTTTGTTATCTGTTCGTGTCCTTATCGTGTTCCCCGATGTATCCATCTTTCAG GTTTGGTCAGAGAGACACTTCCATTGTGTTGACATCCTCCATAGAGGATCCAGTGAGACTGTTGGAGGAAGATGGAGCTCCTTCTACTTCAGTGGAGCTGCG CTCAGGGCGACATGCAGATGCGGTCTTCACCAACCGCTACAGAAAGGTTCTGGGACAGATCTCCGCAAGGAGGTTTCTTCAAACCATTATGGGAAAAAGACTACA AAATGAAAGTGTGGACTTTGTGAAGAGACACCAGTTGGGCATCTTTAAGAGGACCTATGAAGAGGGTCACACAACCTTCCACAGACGGGCATATAGAGCAGTACAACAGAAGGTGACCAACGCCACAAAGCCTGCCAGcaatacacactcaaacacctgCATCAACCTCTTTCTTTTGCTTTGA
- the mybl2b gene encoding v-myb avian myeloblastosis viral oncogene homolog-like 2b has protein sequence MSWWSRGEDGEEAMCQDTESDVAEAKDCGKVKVKWTQEEDDNLKALVQKVGPADWKCISNFIPNHTEQQCQHRWFKVLDPDLVKGPWTKEEDEKVIELVHQYGNKQWALVAKQLKGRLGKQCRERWHNHLNPDVKKSSWMAEEDLIIYKAHCVLGNRWAEIAKLLPGRTDNAVKNHWNSTIKRKLEMGFFAGAVFKPNEYEELLARADKDLQMPHSSEADKEPAQKISTQEIMTPTDRKCAQRIAAPSVDPHPPSSSSKETLSPKIEPDASAETSWVVDSSGFLSPTGPVLKEVMDMVDGDIDGWCNLSAFDLAEDSQSPERHQFRLEGSALQELSKGNKGELIPISPGGITPPSILHRRSRRRIALSPGDGNSMTPKSTPVKILSFSPSQFLNMWTKQDSHDLENPSLTSTPVCSQKATVTTPLQRDKTPQIQKENSVFITPNHKSELCTTPRTPTPFKNAMEKYGPLQPLPQTPNLEDDLNEVMLREAGIELVTIQSTPEPRRKSMHRPPMKKVRKSLALDVIDCRKTLATKLKPNKPEPKRSTQAETSLSMTLDLSSSFCTKRDENVLDQGFLMEPSECMPQPCSLPLKPMSKDWEMVVCGRTKDQLIMTEKARRYLRSLRSRTANRALILS, from the exons ATGTCCTGGTGGTCGAGAGG CGAAGATGGCGAAGAAGCCATGTGTCAGGACACGGAATCCGACGTGGCAGAAGCGAAGGATTGTGGAAAAGTAAAGGTTAAATGGACGCAGGAAGAG GATGACAACCTTAAGGCGCTGGTTCAAAAAGTGGGACCTGCTGATTGGAAATGCATTTCAAACTTCATACCG aatcacactgAACAGCAGTGTCAGCACCGGTGGTTCAAGGTTCTGGATCCAGATCTAGTCAAAGGACCATGGACAAAAGAAGAGGATGAGAAG GTCATAGAACTGGTCCACCAGTATGGGAACAAGCAGTGGGCGTTGGTTGCCAAACAGCTGAAAGGCCGCCTGGGGAAGCAGTGTCGAGAGCGCTGGCACAACCACCTGAACCCCGACGTGAAGAAGTCATCCTGGATGGCCGAGGAGGACCTGATTATCTACAAGGCCCACTGTGTGCTTGGAAACCGCTGGGCGGAGATAGCCAAACTGCTTCCTGGAAG GACGGACAATGCCGTAAAGAATCACTGGAACTCCACCATTAAAAGAAAGTTGGAGATGGGCTTCTTTGCTGGGGCGGTCTTCAAGCCAAATGAGTATGAGGAGCTGTTGGCTCGTGCTGATAAAGACTTGCAG ATGCCCCATAGCTCTGAAGCGGACAAGGAGCCAGCACAGAAAATATCTACCCAG GAAATTATGACTCCAACTGACCGAAAATGTGCTCAAAGGATAGCAGCTCCTTCTGTggatcctcatcctccttcttcGTCTTCAAAGGAGACGTTGAGCCCCAAAATTGAGCCTGACGCCTCAGCAGAAACCAGCTGGGTGGTGGACAGCTCTGGCTTCCTCTCCCCCACCGGCCCGGTGTTAAAAGAAGTGATGGACATGGTAGATGGG GACATCGATGGTTGGTGCAACCTTTCGGCGTTTGACCTAGCTGAGGACAGCCAGAGCCCCGAGCGACACCAGTTCCGCCTGGAAGGCAGCGCTCTGCAGGAGCTCAGCAAGGGCAACAAAGGCGAGCTCATCCCCATTTCTCCAGGGGGCATCACGCCGCCCTCCATACTCCACCGACGGAGCCGCCGCCGCATCGCCCTGTCCCCTGGAGACGGCAACTCTATGACACCCAAGAGCACGCCCGTCAAGATcctgtccttctctccctcacag TTCCTTAACATGTGGACAAAGCAGGACTCCCACGATCTGGAGAATCCGTCCCTGACGTCCACACCGGTATGCAGTCAGAAGGCCACCGTCACCACCCCGCTACAGCGAGACAAGACGCCCCAAATCCAGAAGGAAAACTCTGT GTTTATTACACCAAATCACAAGTCAGAACTATGTACTACTCCACGAACCCCGACGCCATTCAAAAATGCCATGGAGAAATATGGTCCGTTGCAGCCTTTG CCTCAGACTCCTAACCTGGAAGACGATCTGAACGAAGTCATGCTCCGGGAGGCTGGGATTGAACTGGTGACGATCCAGAGTACTCCTGAGCCTCGCCGTAAATCCATG CATCGACCTCCTATGAAGAAAGTGCGCAAGTCTTTGGCGCTAGACGTAATCGACTGTAGGAAGACACTAGCCACCAAACTCAAACCTAATAAGCCTGAACCAAAACGCTCCACACAG GCGGAGACTTCGCTCTCCATGACCCTGGACCTGTCGTCTTCGTTTTGCACCAAGAGGGATGAGAACGTGTTGGACCAAGGCTTCCTCATGGAGCCCAGCGAGTGCATGCCCCAGCCCTGCTCCCTGCCCCTTAAGCCG ATGTCAAAAGACTGGGAGATGGTCGTGTGTGGAAGAACCAAGGACCAGCTCATAATGACCGAGAAAGCCAGACGCTACCTGCGGTCCCTCCGATCACGAACCGCAAACCGCGCGCTCATCCTGTCCTAA
- the rpn2 gene encoding dolichyl-diphosphooligosaccharide--protein glycosyltransferase subunit 2 isoform X2, which produces MAQTSWLRVFLFGFALGAQALTPSHYLSLSDVARLQTFLGQHFTDLQSAYYSIVGLAKLGAGVADQDEACQFLKAQLDPTSVDSLFYAAVASQALAGCEIPLSNETRDILLAAVSEDSTVAQIHHAVGALTALGLPLASQEVVTALRVRINKEENVVAITLALQTAARLSQQAELGGFVEEIEDLTARLDDLGGLYLQFEEGLEATADFVVAAYGLSDHLDVEPPLKEEQVIQLVNSIFSKKSWDSMSEAFSVAGAAVALSSNRFHVPVVVRAEGPATVSHSKPTLQLLITDVLSQPMGAASVLVESATALATKSVVLSQTPFTLRDGLFELNFMSSQPASGYYQFTVAVTGDSRLVANHVELKVKVSTEVAITNMDLSIVDKDQSIGTKTSRVEFPSKSKDSFTADSHQNFAMAFQLVDVNTGVELTPHQTFVRLLNQKTGQEVVFVAEPDSKNLYKFELDMVERKSEFDSMSGTYSLHLMVGDATLENPILWNVADVILKFLDEEAPAVIQPKTLYIPKPEIQHLFREPEKKPPTVVSNAFTALILSPFLLLLILWMKLGANISNFTMSPSAVLFHIGHAAMLGLMYVYWTHLDMFQTLKYLAIIGSLTFLAGNRMLAQKAVKRMEKK; this is translated from the exons ATGGCCCAAACTA GCTGGCTACGGGTGTTCCTCTTCGGCTTTGCTCTCGGAGCACAGGCACTCACACCGTCCCATTACCTCTCCCTGTCTGATGTGGCGAGGCTCCAGACCTTCCTCGGCCAGCACTTCACGGACCTCCAGTCCGCATACTACTCTATCGTCGGTCTGGCCAAGCTCGGAGCGGGTGTTGCCGACCAAGAT GAAGCATGCCAGTTCCTTAAGGCCCAGCTCGATCCAACAAGTGTGGACTCCCTCTTCTATGCTGCAGTGGCCAGTCAAGCCCTAGCAGGATGTGAG ATCCCATTGTCCAATGAAACCAGAGATATTCTCCTGGCGGCTGTGAGCGAGGACTCGACTGTGGCCCAGATCCACCATGCTGTGGGAGCCCTCACCGCTCTGGGCCTTCCACTGGCGTCCCAGGAGGTGGTTACCGCCCTCCGGGTGCGCATCAACAAGGAGGAGAATGTTGTGGC CATTACCTTGGCCCTGCAGACTGCTGCCCGCCTCTCCCAACAGGCTGAACTGGGGGGGTTTGTGGAAGAAATCGAA GATCTGACGGCTCGTTTGGACGATCTGGGGGGCCTTTACCTGCAGTTCGAGGAGGGGCTCGAGGCCACTGCCGACTTTGTGGTGGCCGCTTACGGCTTGTCCGACCACTTGGACGTGGAGCCTCCCTTGAAAGAG GAGCAGGTCATCCAGCTGGTGAACTCCATCTTCAGTAAGAAGTCCTGGGACTCCATGTCGGAGGCCTTCAGCGTGGCGGGTGCCGCCGTCGCCCTCTCCAGCAACCGCTTCCATGTGCCGGTGGTTGTGAGAGCCGAGGGCCCGGCCACCGTGTCCCACAGCAAACCCACCCTGCAG CTCCTGATCACCGACGTCCTGTCTCAGCCCATGGGGGCTGCCAGCGTGCTGGTGGAGAGCGCCACTGCCCTGGCCACCAAGAGCGTCGTCCTCAGCCAGACCCCGTTCACACTCAGAGA TGGTCTATTTGAGCTGAACTTCATGTCCAGCCAGCCGGCAAGTGGCTACTACCAGTTCACCGTTGCTGTGACCGGAGACAGCCGACTGGTAGCCAATCACGTTGAG CTTAAAGTGAAGGTGTCTACAGAGGTGGCCATTACAAACATGGACCTGTCCATTGTGGATAAGGACCAGAGCATTGGCACAAAGACCAGCAG GGTGGAATTCCCTTCTAAGTCCAAGGACTCCTTCACGGCCGACAGCCACCAGAACTTCGCCATGGCCTTCCAGCTGGTTGATGTGAACACTGGGGTGGAACTTACCCCTCATCAG ACTTTCGTCCGACTGCTGAACCAGAAGACGGGGCAGGAGGTCGTGTTTGTGGCAGAGCCGGACAGCAAGAACCTCTACAAGTTTGAGTTGGACATGGTTGAGCGCAAGTCTGAGTTTGACTCCATGTCGGGCACCTACTCCCTGCACCTCATGGTGGGAGACGCCACTCTGGAGAACCCAATTCTGTGGAACGTG GCCGATGTTATCCTGAAGTTCCTGGACGAGGAGGCCCCGGCTGTCATCCAGCCCAAGACCCTCTACATCCCCAAGCCAGAGATCCAG CACCTGTTCAGGGAGCCTGAGAAGAAGCCTCCCACTGTGGTCTCCAATGCCTTCACagccctcatcctctctcccttcctcctgctGCTTATTCTG TGGATGAAGCTGGGGGCCAACATCTCCAACTTCACCATGTCCCCCAGCGCCGTGCTCTTCCACATCGGACACGCAG CCATGCTGGGCCTTATGTACGTGTACTGGACCCACCTCGACATGTTCCAGACCCTCAAGTACCTGGCCATCATCGGCAGTCTCACCTTCCTCGCAGGCAACCGAATGCTGGCCCAGAAAGCAGTAAAGAG AATGGAGAAGAAATGA
- the cdk5rap1 gene encoding mitochondrial tRNA methylthiotransferase CDK5RAP1, with the protein MECLKRLRPLFLPPRPLLPFYFTQHCLCSRSENVNRPQSKRATLDTFKTQLSSGPTFQDFVKGIDVNKTLLVSEEDDGPHAYLSEDLDMGNDRKVCFETYGCQMNVNDTEIAWSVLQKKGYQRTNDPYEADVVLLVTCSIREKAEQTIWNRLQQLTAMKRKRLKNRTPMKIGILGCMAERLKTELLEREKLVDVLAGPDAYRDLPRLLTLADSGRQVSNVLLSLEETYADVMPVHRGPQGYSAFVSIMRGCDNMCSYCIVPFTRGRERSRPLSSILDEVRLLSDQGVKEVTLLGQNVNSYRDTSEEQHRGPDPTQLSRGFRTLYRSKQGGLRFADLLERVSHIDADMRIRFTSPHPKDFPDEVLQLIAERGNICKQIHLPAQSGSSQVLKAMRRGYTREAYLDLVDNIKRIVPGVSLSSDFIAGFCGEKEEDHLQTLSLIGEVGYNVGFLFAYSMRKKTHASHALQDDVPGEVKQRRLEELISAFREEAAKVNSALVGTTQLVLVEGASKRSAQDLCGRSDGNVKVIFPREGRDSSLDSGIAEAKAGDYVLVKITSANSQSLRGRALSLSSLSDNPVQ; encoded by the exons ATGGAGTGCTTAAAGAGATTAAGACCTTTGTTTCTCCCTCCCCGACCACTTTTACCATTTTATTTCACACAGCACTGTCTCTGTTCAAGGTCAGAGAACGTCAATAGGCCACAGAGTAAGAGGGCAACATTAGATACATTTAAAACCCAGTTGTCATCTGGTCCTACTTTTCAAGACTTTGTCAAAGGAATTGACGTCAACAAAACACTCCTTGTTTCCGAGGAAGACGATGGGCCTCATGCATATCTGTCCGAGGACTTGGACATGGGAAATGACAGAAAAG TCTGCTTTGAAACGTATGGCTGTCAAATGAATGTCAATGACACTGAGATAGCCTGGTCCGTATTGCAAAAGAAGGGATACCAACGAACCAATGATCCTTATGAG GCTGATGTTGTCCTTCTTGTAACATGTTCTATCAG AGAAAAAGCTGAGCAAACCATCTGGAACCGACTGCAACAACTCACAGCCATGAAGAGAAAGCGCTTAAAGAACCGCACACCAATGAAAATTGGCATTTTAG GTTGCATGGCGGAGAGGTTGAAGACTGAACTCCTGGAGCGGGAGAAGCTGGTGGATGTTCTGGCGGGCCCTGATGCGTACCGGGACCTCCCGCGCCTGCTGACGCTGGCAGACAGCGGGCGCCAGGTCAGCAACGTCTTGCTCTCATTGGAGGAGACCTACGCCGACGTCATGCCTGTCCACCGCGGGCCTCAGGGATACAGTGCGTTTGT GTCTATCATGCGCGGCTGCGACAACATGTGCAGCTACTGCATCGTTCCCTTCACCCGtggcagggagaggagcaggccTTTGAGCTCCATTCTGGACGAGGTTCGCCTGCTGTCTGACCAG GGCGTGAAGGAGGTGACCCTGCTGGGCCAGAACGTCAACAGCTACCGGGACACCTCGGAGGAGCAGCACCGTGGGCCAGACCCCACCCAGCTGAGCCGCGGCTTCCGGACCCTCTACCGCAGCAAGCAGGGCGGGCTGCGCTTCGCCGACCTGCTGGAGCGGGTGTCCCACATCGACGCTGACATGAGGATCAGGTTCACCTCCCCGCACCCCAAAGACTTTCCCGACGAG GTTCTGCAGCTCATTGCGGAGCGAGGGAACATCTGCAAGCAGATCCATCTCCCAGCACAGAGCGGCAGCAGCCAGGTGCTGAAGGCCATGCGTCGAGG CTATACCAGAGAGGCCTACCTGGACCTGGTGGATAACATCAAGAGAATAGTCCCCG GTGTGAGCCTCAGCAGTGACTTCATCGCGGGCTTCTgcggggagaaggaggaagaccACCTGCAGACTCTGTCTCTCATCGGGGAGGTGGGCTACAATGTGGGCTTCCTGTTCGCCTACAGCATGAGGAAG AAAACACACGCCTCCCACGCCCTCCAGGACGACGTCCCCGGTGAGGTGAAGCAGCGCCGGCTGGAGGAGCTCATCTCCGCCTTCAGGGAAGAGGCGGCAAAGGTCAACAGCGCCCTGGTGGGCACCACACAGCTCGtcctggtggagggg GCTAGTAAGAGATCGGCCCAGGACTTGTGTGGCAGGAGTGACGGGAACGTGAAGGTGATTTTccccagggaggggagggacagtTCTCTGGACTCTGGTATAGCCGAGGCCAAAGCTGGAGACTATGTACTAGTGAAG ATAACGTCGGCAAACTCCCAGAGTCTGCGGGGGCGTGCTCTGAGCCTCAGTTCTCTAAGTGACAACCCAGTACAATAG
- the ift52 gene encoding intraflagellar transport protein 52 homolog: MDKEQRNTVVLNASKKELFTASNGYKSLQKRLKAQWKIQSIKEELSSEKLKGVKLWITAGPREKFTASELEVLKQYLDEGGDILVMLGEGGETKYDTNINFLLEEFGIMVNNDAVVRNVYYKYFHPKEALVSNGVLNREISRAAGKVVPGTTEDDSTRNNAQALTFVYPYGATLSVMKPAIAVLSTGSVCFPLNRPILAFYQAKEMGKLAVLGSCHMFSDQYLDKEENSKILDVVVQWLTSDNIQLNQIDADDPEITDYTMLPDTGRLSERLRVCLQEGEENPRDFTSLFDMSMFKLSTNTLPQVISAYQQLNVKHEPLQLITPQFETPLPPLQPAVFPPAFRDLPPPMLDLFDLDEAFSSEMVRLAQLSNKCTSDDDLEFYVRKCGEILGVTGKLDKDQRDAKHILEHIFFQVVAFKKLNQEHENTEAPFSTF; the protein is encoded by the exons ATGGACAAGGAACAGCGCAACACGGTGGTGTTGAACGCTTCAAAGAAGGAGTTGTTTACGGCTAGCAACGGGTACAAGTCTCTTCAGAAGCGACTCAAGGCTCAATGGAAGATACAGAG TATTAAAGAGGAGCTGTCCTCGGAAAAGCTGAAAGGCGTCAAATTGTGGATAACTGCTGGGCCAAGAGAGAAGTTTACCGCATCGGAG CTGGAGGTGCTGAAGCAGTATCTAGACGAAGGAGGGGACATCCTGGTGATGCTCGGTGAGGGAGGAGAAACCAAGTACGACACCAACATCAACTTTCTCCTGGAGGAATTCGGAATCATGGTCAATaatg ATGCAGTGGTGAGGAATGTTTATTACAAATACTTTCATCCTAAGGAGGCCCTCGTATCTAACGGCGTATTAAACAG AGAAATCAGTCGTGCTGCAGGTAAAGTGGTGCCGGGGACCACAGAGGATGACAGCACCAGGAATAATGCTCA GGCTCTGACCTTCGTGTACCCATACGGGGCTACGCTAAGCGTGATGAAGCCCGCCATAGCTGTTCTTTCCACCGGCTCTGTCTGCTTCCCCCTTAACCGGCCTATCCTAGCTTTCTACCAGGCAAAG GAGATGGGAAAGCTTGCCGTTCTTGGCTCCTGCCACATGTTTAGTGACCAGTACCTTGACAAAGAGGAGAACAGTAAAATATTG GATGTGGTGGTTCAGTGGCTGACGAGCGACAACATCCAACTAAATCAGATTGATGCTGACGACCCAGAG ATCACAGATTACACCATGCTACCAGACACAGGGCGCCTGTCCGAGCGCCTCCGAGTGTGCttgcaggagggggaggagaaccCCAGGGACTTCACCTCCCTCTTCGATATGTCAATGTTCAAACTGTCCACAAACACCTTGCCTCAAGTAATAAG CGCTTACCAGCAACTCAATGTGAAGCATGAGCCCCTGCAGTTGATCACGCCCCAGTTTGAGACGCCGCTACCTCCGCTTCAACCTGCT GTCTTCCCGCCTGCGTTCAGGGATCTGCCCCCACCCATGCTGGACCTGTTTGACCTGGATGAGGCTTTCTCCTCAGAGATGGTGCGCCTGGCACAGCTTTCCAATAAAT GTACCTCGGATGACGATCTTGAGTTTTACGTGCGCAAATGCGGGGAGATTTTGGGGGTGACGGGAAAGTTGGATAAAGACCAGAGAGACGCCAAACACATTCTTGAACACATTTTTTTCCAGGTGGTTGCCTTCAAAAAATTAAATCAG GAACACGAGAACACGGAGGCACCGTTTTCCACATTCTGA
- the LOC115556843 gene encoding bactericidal permeability-increasing protein: MFPWRWLALLALIPLALSANAGVKVKLTQKGLDFGRELAVASLQKKLMTIKVPDISGKERVKPIGKVRYSVTEMRVVKLGLPSSAIGLVPGTGFSLTITNAFLSLHGRWRVKYLRFIKDRGSFDLAIKSLSITTSISLRSDNMGLPAVAMASCTTTLGGVSVKLHGGASWLYNLFRRFIEKGLQSQLQKKLCPLVAESVSSMNQFLKTVNVMAPVDRYAEIAYPMVSSPDISSSSIGLNLKGEFYNIGNHMEPPFSPAPFFLPNQEQSMLYIGLSAFTANSASFVYNKAGTLSLKITDDMVPRSSPIRLTTNTFGVLIPQIAKLFPGLMMVLQLKMTKDPLSSIEANKVTVDAKSSLTAYAILANTKLAPLFVLNLDFSVSARVNVVGNKLAGAVTLNRLDMSLGKSYVGDFKVGSLSNIFQIVLKWVVLPTVNVRLKEGFPLPSLGKINLKNTQLQILKGYIMIGTDLQNSG; this comes from the exons ATGTTCCCATGGCGATGGCTGGCTCTGCTGGCTCTCATCCCGCTTGCCCTTAGCGCCAATGCGGGGGTCAAGGTCAAACTGACACAGAAAGGACTTGATTTCG GCAGAGAGCTCGCCGTGGCATCTCTGCAAAAGAAACTGATGACCATCAAGGTGCCAGATATCTCGGGGAAAGAGCGGGTAAAACCCATCGGCAAGGTCCGCTACAGTGTGACAGA aatgcgtgttgtgaagcTGGGTCTACCCAGCTCGGCAATAGGTCTGGTGCCAGGGACGGGCTTCAGCCTGACCATCACTAACGCCTTTCTCAGCCTCcatgggaggtggagggtgaagtACTTGAGATTCAT AAAGGACAGAGGCTCCTTCGACCTGGCTATCAAGTCCCTGAGCATCACCACCAGTATCTCCCTCCGCAGCGACAATATGGGCCTCCCGGCCGTGGCGATGGCCAGCTGCACCACCACACTGGGGGGGGTTAGCGTCAAGCTCCACGGAGGTGCAAG CTGGCTGTACAATCTTTTCCGCCGCTTTATTGAAAAAGGATTGCAGAGCCAATTGCAGAAAAAG CTTTGCCCTCTGGTGGCCGAATCGGTATCTAGCATGAACCAATTCCTAAAGACCGTCAACG TGATGGCCCCGGTGGACCGCTATGCAGAGATTGCGTATCCCATGGTGTCCTCCCCGGATATTTCAAGCTCCTCCATAGGATTAAACCTGAAG GGTGAGTTCTACAACATCGGGAACCACATGgagccccccttctcccccgctCCCTTCTTCCTCCCCAACCAGGAGCAGAGCATGCTCTACATCGGCCTGTCCGCCTTCACCGCCAACTCCGCCAGCTTTGTGTATAACAAGGCCGGCACCCTGAGCCTCAAAATCACCGATGACATG GTTCCTCGAAGTTCTCCTATTCGTCTGACCACCAACACGTTTGGAGTATTAATTCCACAG ATCGCCAAGCTGTTCCCAGGTCTGATGATGGTGCTCCAGTTGAAGATGACGAAGGATCCCCTCTCCAGCATAGAGGCCAACAAAGTGACCGTGGACGCCAAGAGCTCCCTGACAGCCTACGCCATCCTCGCCAACACCAAGCTTGCCCCCCTTTTTGTGCTGAACTTG GATTTTAGTGTCAGCGCACGTGTCAACGTGGTCGGGAATAAACTGGCGGGAGCGGTCACCTTAAACcg GTTGGACATGTCCCTGGGGAAAAGCTACGTTGGGGACTTCAAG GTCGGATCCCTTAGCAACATCTTCCAAATAGTCCTCAAGTGGGTGGTGTTGCCCACAGTTAACG TGAGACTAAAGGAGGGCTTCCCTCTACCCAGCCTGGGGAAAATCAACCTGAAAAACACCCAGCTGCAAATCCTGAAG gGCTACATAATGATCGGGACAGACCTCCAGAATTCAGGATGA
- the rpn2 gene encoding dolichyl-diphosphooligosaccharide--protein glycosyltransferase subunit 2 isoform X1, whose amino-acid sequence MAQTSWLRVFLFGFALGAQALTPSHYLSLSDVARLQTFLGQHFTDLQSAYYSIVGLAKLGAGVADQDEACQFLKAQLDPTSVDSLFYAAVASQALAGCEIPLSNETRDILLAAVSEDSTVAQIHHAVGALTALGLPLASQEVVTALRVRINKEENVVAITLALQTAARLSQQAELGGFVEEIEDLTARLDDLGGLYLQFEEGLEATADFVVAAYGLSDHLDVEPPLKEEQVIQLVNSIFSKKSWDSMSEAFSVAGAAVALSSNRFHVPVVVRAEGPATVSHSKPTLQLLITDVLSQPMGAASVLVESATALATKSVVLSQTPFTLRDGLFELNFMSSQPASGYYQFTVAVTGDSRLVANHVELKVKVSTEVAITNMDLSIVDKDQSIGTKTSRVEFPSKSKDSFTADSHQNFAMAFQLVDVNTGVELTPHQTFVRLLNQKTGQEVVFVAEPDSKNLYKFELDMVERKSEFDSMSGTYSLHLMVGDATLENPILWNVADVILKFLDEEAPAVIQPKTLYIPKPEIQHLFREPEKKPPTVVSNAFTALILSPFLLLLILWMKLGANISNFTMSPSAVLFHIGHAAMLGLMYVYWTHLDMFQTLKYLAIIGSLTFLAGNRMLAQKAVKRIAAEQSSRLAKYRSLR is encoded by the exons ATGGCCCAAACTA GCTGGCTACGGGTGTTCCTCTTCGGCTTTGCTCTCGGAGCACAGGCACTCACACCGTCCCATTACCTCTCCCTGTCTGATGTGGCGAGGCTCCAGACCTTCCTCGGCCAGCACTTCACGGACCTCCAGTCCGCATACTACTCTATCGTCGGTCTGGCCAAGCTCGGAGCGGGTGTTGCCGACCAAGAT GAAGCATGCCAGTTCCTTAAGGCCCAGCTCGATCCAACAAGTGTGGACTCCCTCTTCTATGCTGCAGTGGCCAGTCAAGCCCTAGCAGGATGTGAG ATCCCATTGTCCAATGAAACCAGAGATATTCTCCTGGCGGCTGTGAGCGAGGACTCGACTGTGGCCCAGATCCACCATGCTGTGGGAGCCCTCACCGCTCTGGGCCTTCCACTGGCGTCCCAGGAGGTGGTTACCGCCCTCCGGGTGCGCATCAACAAGGAGGAGAATGTTGTGGC CATTACCTTGGCCCTGCAGACTGCTGCCCGCCTCTCCCAACAGGCTGAACTGGGGGGGTTTGTGGAAGAAATCGAA GATCTGACGGCTCGTTTGGACGATCTGGGGGGCCTTTACCTGCAGTTCGAGGAGGGGCTCGAGGCCACTGCCGACTTTGTGGTGGCCGCTTACGGCTTGTCCGACCACTTGGACGTGGAGCCTCCCTTGAAAGAG GAGCAGGTCATCCAGCTGGTGAACTCCATCTTCAGTAAGAAGTCCTGGGACTCCATGTCGGAGGCCTTCAGCGTGGCGGGTGCCGCCGTCGCCCTCTCCAGCAACCGCTTCCATGTGCCGGTGGTTGTGAGAGCCGAGGGCCCGGCCACCGTGTCCCACAGCAAACCCACCCTGCAG CTCCTGATCACCGACGTCCTGTCTCAGCCCATGGGGGCTGCCAGCGTGCTGGTGGAGAGCGCCACTGCCCTGGCCACCAAGAGCGTCGTCCTCAGCCAGACCCCGTTCACACTCAGAGA TGGTCTATTTGAGCTGAACTTCATGTCCAGCCAGCCGGCAAGTGGCTACTACCAGTTCACCGTTGCTGTGACCGGAGACAGCCGACTGGTAGCCAATCACGTTGAG CTTAAAGTGAAGGTGTCTACAGAGGTGGCCATTACAAACATGGACCTGTCCATTGTGGATAAGGACCAGAGCATTGGCACAAAGACCAGCAG GGTGGAATTCCCTTCTAAGTCCAAGGACTCCTTCACGGCCGACAGCCACCAGAACTTCGCCATGGCCTTCCAGCTGGTTGATGTGAACACTGGGGTGGAACTTACCCCTCATCAG ACTTTCGTCCGACTGCTGAACCAGAAGACGGGGCAGGAGGTCGTGTTTGTGGCAGAGCCGGACAGCAAGAACCTCTACAAGTTTGAGTTGGACATGGTTGAGCGCAAGTCTGAGTTTGACTCCATGTCGGGCACCTACTCCCTGCACCTCATGGTGGGAGACGCCACTCTGGAGAACCCAATTCTGTGGAACGTG GCCGATGTTATCCTGAAGTTCCTGGACGAGGAGGCCCCGGCTGTCATCCAGCCCAAGACCCTCTACATCCCCAAGCCAGAGATCCAG CACCTGTTCAGGGAGCCTGAGAAGAAGCCTCCCACTGTGGTCTCCAATGCCTTCACagccctcatcctctctcccttcctcctgctGCTTATTCTG TGGATGAAGCTGGGGGCCAACATCTCCAACTTCACCATGTCCCCCAGCGCCGTGCTCTTCCACATCGGACACGCAG CCATGCTGGGCCTTATGTACGTGTACTGGACCCACCTCGACATGTTCCAGACCCTCAAGTACCTGGCCATCATCGGCAGTCTCACCTTCCTCGCAGGCAACCGAATGCTGGCCCAGAAAGCAGTAAAGAG GATTGCCGCTGAGCAAAGTAGTAGATTGGCAAAGTATAGGAGCCTTCGTTAA